Below is a genomic region from Actinoallomurus bryophytorum.
TGTTGTGGCAGGGGCGGTGACACGGAGGGCACCGCGTCCTCGACCCCAGGGAGCTGATGAAATGGCCACCACGACATTGACCACCGCCGACTTCGACGAGAAAGCGGCTGGTGAGGGCATCCTGCTGGTCGATTTCTGGGCGAGCTGGTGCGGTCCGTGCCGTAGCTTCGCCCCCGTCTACGAGCGTTCTTCCGAAAAGCACGAGGACATCGTCTTCGGCAAGGTCGACACCGAGGCCCAGCAGGACCTGGCCGCGCGCTTCGAGATCACCTCGATCCCGACGATCATGGCGATCCGCGACGGCGTCATCGTCTTCGCCCAGCCCGGAGCCCTGCCCGAACAGTCCCTTGAGAGCCTGATCGAGCAGGTACGCGCGCTGGACATGGACGACGTACGCAGCCGGCTCGCCACCAAGTCCTGAGGGCGCTCTCAGACGAGTATCGGGATCAGGCAGACCGCGAACAGGCCGTAGAAGGCCGCGGCCCAGGTCAGCGTCCTCCCGCTGAAACGACCTGAGGTCAGCGCGAACAGCAGGAAGACCATCGCGACGATCGTCACGATCCCCGAGAGCAGAAGCGGACCGTCGAACCTCCACCTGGTGAACAG
It encodes:
- the trxA gene encoding thioredoxin; its protein translation is MATTTLTTADFDEKAAGEGILLVDFWASWCGPCRSFAPVYERSSEKHEDIVFGKVDTEAQQDLAARFEITSIPTIMAIRDGVIVFAQPGALPEQSLESLIEQVRALDMDDVRSRLATKS